tttttttttaacaaattgatattaaaaaatcatttgagaaaacatattttacaaataattatattcaaaatatattgaataattgatgTATTATATCTGAATCactaaaacttaaaaaaaatcacaaatgtacaaataacaaaaaaattaagtggAAGATGTTCATTTTGtcctaaagaaaaagaaaaaagatgcatattttaaatatataaaaatatttttataaagcatcaaattgcaatttattctaattatataattaaaaataattaataaattaaaaaaatatcaaacatttatataaaataaattatattttttaatataataataatagtattatatatttatatttaaatatatattaatatattaatatatttaaaatatatttaataataataataaatgaaataatcaaaaacattataaaagatatattatattataagaaaatcattaaaacattttatattttggtatttttcctttacatgaaaataaaatattataattatcttttcttaaagaaaatgaaaaatttaaatttttaaatattcaataatatttaaaatatttatattttttcttagattacttataatctatatatatatgtatatataaacatgtattatatattatatattccaaaATAGTGTTAttctagaattaataatatataaaataaaaatgacattattctttgtataaatttaagaaattaattagtatatgtaataaataataaattagtagCATATTagcatttaataaaagttaagtaaatctaaatacaaaataaaatttaaattatagattgagaatttcttttaatattattattaactgcTTCTAACTAGTATTTTcgttatatctttataaaataaaatttttatatataaatataataataagaatatataaataatatatataaataaggatattatatattttttattttgtatatatacaataactattatattatattatattgtactatattagatttaatttgaattatttttaaatatttataattttttcatattgtagaaatttatgttatatattattattgtttcaatGAATGCATATTTGACTAAATATTGACTATAGATCATtcattataatagttttattgtCTTTTATATACAGTGATGAATCAAAAACGCGTATTCAAGAAATCTTTTCACAAAttgaacaattgaaaatagaagaaaaattattgttgtacCTGAAGCTTCCATTATCATTGACTAATACTGGAGGAACTATTGATCCTTTGAGACAACCATTAAATCCATTAGGAAATCGTTATGAAATTCATCAAACTATCATGTGGATTAAAACACATTTGGAAGAAGATCCAGATGTTTCTTTACCAAAACAAGAAGTTTATGATGAATATAagtaagttatttaaattcaatatattttgtaatgttACTCTATAAATTTcagaatcattaaattaaagctaatattttaaatatttcataaaatatttaattctaaaaatctattttgtttttaatttatttatagtatgtATTGTATGCGAAATTCTATGAAACCTCTATCAACTGCTGATTTTGGCAAAGTTATGAAACAAGTATATCCAAGAGTTCGACCACGTCGACTAGGCACACGTGGAAATTCACGTTATTGTTATGCTGGAATGCGCAAAAGAGTTAAATTGGATTCTCCGACATTGCCTAATATATCTGGCACTCAAACTgtaagatatataaagatatatagaatataaaattatttaaaaaattatatatatattctattaatctataagaatatatatattctatatatattctatatatattcttatagatatttctaaaaataatataatttaaaactaatttaaaatattagaatgtaAACTAACATCTGTGAatcctttattaaaatattaattaaaatatttattaaaataatttactaattttttttttttttttgattaaatgctTTTAATATatgctattaatatatttcaatatatatctttaaagtagattgaaaattaatttaattaaaaataaattttttattttaatttataaaattataagattattttaatttataaaattttagcaatAGCactatagaatattatattgcaaGATAGTTATGTGCTTTAATGTTATCATGAacatctttcttttaattttttaaaaaatttttttatattttatactattgcactaatatattttatatattttgttatatcaaaatagctaatctttaagaaataaaaaaattaaaaccgaaatttatataaaatcattgcaATTTATTACTACTTGCATACAATCTGCAGAACTTagttaatgatttaatatatacatatatatttgatagaattaattctaatttaaaattttttatttcaaaattttttagggTGATGAAGtagatgaaaatattactGAAGAAATGTTGGGAGCTGCATCTACATTGATCAGAGAATGGGCAGAAAGTCTCTTAGGTTTGAAATTTCCAACTTTGAGTGCCTTAGCGCGTCATCTTGTTGATAATGTGTATGTTGATACTCAATCTCTATCTGCTATATGCATATTATGTGCTTCAGGAAATTCTAATGCATCAACAAATAAAGGTTTGATGATTATCacatttttcaagaatatttttaatgaatatatgttagaaattattttatatgttcagAGTCAAATACAGATATACGTGCAACACCTATAAGTGGAAAGTCTGGAAAACTTAGAGAAGCACAATTACAGTTGCAACGAAAATTACAACAGCGAGAACATATAAGGGATCAAAAACACTGTCATCTTGATGCTATTATAcaggtataaaatattttgcaatgagtaacataaatatcaattataaataaattaaatatataaaatattttttaaatgaattgagaaaatataatattagtaaacATAGAGGATATTTTTGGAGAGCTGATTCTAGAAAATAGAATGTACGCAAAAatgttgataaataataactgaaataattttaattgaaatttataaaatataaacaattttaagtttattttaagtaaaagaGAATACTGAATCACCTATAATGcttaattatttgcaaaattcctcagtgaaaaatttatatattttataataataaatttttatattttataataaaatttataatggcaAAAAGCATTCTAAATAcacataatatttgaatacatttattataaaacataaaaataatataatatgtgttATATCGCATATGATcatgaacaaatttttttaaatgttttaaaaacattttttgttatataaagcaatattaatataatttatattactttataatgtaatttattaatttaaaaaaaagctcATAAATTATGgtgcatataattatttatctatgattatcattattttataattataatgtcatTATTATAATGTCAAATTATATAGGATGCACCATAGATTGTATAAGATGATTGTATaactgatatttttgtatatcaatttttgtattttattttgacttGATTTCGAAAAGCAATCTTCAAGTctcatatattcaatttcatttcatattttgtgcatataataaatatattaaataaaagaaattaatattttgtaaatttttcagaatcagAATAAAGAGAAGACTGTTGATAATAAAACAGGGACAAATAAAGGAAGTAAGAAAACTAAATTCAATCAGTCATCTCAAGGTACAAATGTATCAAGTGggcagaatatattaaataaaatgagttCATCTGCTGTAATAAACAATCGGcagaagaaaattcttaaaactAGTAGTCAGCCATGTAACATCTCCCTGGAATCCAACTGTGATAATATAGTGGTACAATCAATTGAAGAAATACAGAATAATAGCAACCCTAGTATAGTAATGACCAACTGCGTAAATAAACAGAGAGATatcaaacctaaaaattccaGAAAGCGTGCCAATGTATTGAGTCAACCATCAGAAACAAGTCCTGAGAAACAAACGAAACTTACAGAACAGCAGATACAAGAGAATGTAGAGCATTCCAATATGTTGTTGCCTAAACTTACATCTATACAACGTCCCAGGAAGATTTCAGTGATTCTAGCTGGTAATCTGAAGCCTACCAAGTGTAAAACAAATGAAGTTAATAATCAATCTATTAAAAACTGTGATAATGAATCAACATGTTCCAAAAgttgcataaaattaaatggttGTCGTACTAGTTTTGAGTCTAGTTCAAGTGCAACAGAAGAATCTACAGTTTTAACTAAAGATCAAATTCGATTATTGCAAGagaattcaaatcttgcaGATAAAACTGAAAAACTTGGCTCTATTGATTCGGATGCTTTAGATGATTATTTGAATGGAGGTAACAACTCTCAAGAACAAGAGGAAGAATTATTACAGTATTTTCAACAAAGCAATTCATCGAGTTCAGATGTGGAAGCAAATACCATTACTATTGATGAACAAATATCAAGATCTGATAAAGTTTCtcaattaagattaatattacaacAGAATTTAAAAGGAGGAACTGTACATGCACCTGATGTATTACCTGCTACTATCATTAGACAGAATGTTGAAAAACGTGAAATTACTCAAAAACATAACTTAATATTACCAACTTTATTAAATCAGTCGAATCAAAATAATACCAGACGTAGAGTTAGTTTTGAAACGAATGTTATAGAACATGTCCAAGATTCGAATACTATTACTAATACAGTTCCACAAAGTCCTAATACACGtcgtcgaatatttaattttacaccaATATCGCCGGGCCCACATTCTCCTATTAATGGTCGCGCTTCCAAATCTAACTCTGCAAATGCCAGTCCATTTGTTTCACCACGAAATACACCTGTGCCACGTTCAAGAAGTAATTTGCAAGCAAGTAATTCTAGAGCTCGTGTTCATAAATCTTTATCACGTTCAATATCTTGCAGTATGCCTTATACTAGTAAAAACGATACTTTTGTTGTTCCTACAAGTGGTCCAGAATTAGTTAGACAAGCATCATCTACACCGCAATTACCGTTAATTTCTACTAAATCATCGGAAGTACAAGTTGACAGTAATTCAACTCAAATTTCAGTTACAAAAAGAGAAGGACAAGGATCACAATGTGCTGCATTTTTATCTTCTGATTTAGCACCTCAAAAGCAgttacttattaattatccAAGTCAGGAAAATTtgcaagaaattaaaaacgttTATCAAAAAAGCCAACCTGATCAAGAAATTAgcgaattatttcataataataaacaatttagtAATGAACTTTATAGATCACAATCAGTTCCATTACATAGAATGGTCAATCCTGCATTAATGTCACCTATTTCAACTCAACATTGCTTATCGTCTTTTCAAAGTCAAAGTTTTAATCCATCTACAAACAGTTCTATAGCACCTACACCGGTACCTAGTGAATTCAATGATTTTGGATCAATGGGTCAATCAGAAGGACCTTCAACATATTTACTTGATGATGTTGatccaaattttatatcagatgatcaaaatttcttaatgaGTGATAAAGAAATTACACCTGAAaacataacaaatatattaaatattttagatgaaGAAGGAACTCAGAGTTTGCAAATTATACCAGAGCAACCTACAGAAGAAggattaatggaaaataattcaatagtgCTGGATGCTTTACCAAATTCCAACTTAAACTTATCAGAAGAAGATATGTTAGATCCATCAAATGTACTTGATATTCCAGTAGGTGGagctttacaaaaaataatacaatcacGCTCTTACCCTAATACACCATTACCTGTGCCAGTATCAACATATACACCATCTTATACAGAAGATAGTAATGGATCAAGATCATATCCTTCCACACCATTACATACTGTTCAATCACAAGAAACGTATCAAGAAACTAATGAACCTATGCTTTCAAGTCCTACTTTGAACTCTTTAAATTTGCACAATGAAACTGCTAATGAGTCTACTTCTAATAGTTTGTGTAGGAATGTTGTGGATTTGCTTGAAGCTAATTTTCTTGGAGAAACTGATACTGAAACAAATGATTTAGATACACTTGGTAATTTTGATGGATTACAAGATGTTGATTCATTGACACCTTTGTTTAATGAAGTGACAGAGCCTAATCGttgaaatatgcaaaataaatacatgaattatacaaaaataattcatgaattttttgtGATTTTGTATAGTGATCTatcaaaagttgaaaaaataatttttaaattgtatgcaTGACAACAttctataatgataataatactttatataaatattccatttcaatATGCAAAGCATTATAGtggcatataaaataattaatgaacaaATCTCAGTTTTTGTggtaatatcaaataatttatatcacagtgattacataaaattaacataaagttaaatcaatttaagtttttgttaaaataaatattttattttgtttatatttattaaatatgaatttgtcATTTGTAACTATTTATcaggatatttaaatttttattacctatataatatctaataagaaaaatattatcagaattaatttatctttttaattgcaGTATTGTACAAACATAATAATGAAAGCAACATATtggaaaattcatataaaaaaaacatatttttaaaaaaattgactataaaattgtatgtaattttaatttaattatcatttataatttaattaaaatgaagaattatattcttcttagatttatattgcttatttttttaaaatgaaaaaaaggcaCTGTGATGCAAAcataaatttctaaacattatatatattttggatttGCCACTAGTGAAATTAAAGTGTAAATGTCTTCTTCAGTgaagttttaaatatctttggtGGAACATTAAGTTTACaagtgtaaaaaatataacaaagaaaTTGCTCAAATGGAGCGATTGTCGCTGTGAAGTATTTGAGATTCGAATAAGTGGaagttgattttatataaatactttatattcgtCGTTTCGAAACGTTTGTTTCTAAGTCATTTAAGAACGCGTTATTGCGACTTTGTTATTCAAGCGtttctaagaaatatttacgatCACCTGCTGGACATTGGTGAGCTTCTTTTTACATAACAATCGGTATTGAACCCAGTATGTAATATGCTCTTTTTGACtagaaaattagaagattGTCAAAGagcaaatatgtaaatttgtaaatgttttattttatcttatatttgtacgtatatatttgtcaaatttatatttaattgataaaacatCACATTTTAGATCAGAAGTATTCAAACTTCGTAATATCatgttattcattttttcatatttttccttttcttattatatattctatgtttttaaattttattattaatatatctattaaactGAAGATTATCATAAGCTTTTTTTAAGTATGATtccaaattgttatatttaatattagttggatctttcaaaaattaattaaaattcgtaaaattgaagtttgagcacttttgttttaaacaaaaaataaaatgaaaaaaaaaacttcaaaaaataACATTGCGTATTTATGATATGTACTGGATTCTACATCGATAATAGtgctaaataattattgcaatgGCGGGTCTTCCTGGTATGTCGTTTTGTTCGTCAATGAAATCCGAATTACCATAAATACACcgccaatttatatttttctatggcGCTCTTAATcaagaattttatgaattggatagttatttaatcaatttttattcctaatATCGTGGTTACTTAGCTTTTAAAGCAAAAAAAGATAGATCAGTCGTAAAAAATCCATGTGAAAATGGATATGATACGGTCGATCAcagttaaatgaattttatcacttaaaattatttttcacgtcAAAGTTTTAAATGGTGCGCTTCATGTCGTAAagtattagatttttataaaaatattgggtAAATGTTATTTACTCGTAAATGATCACGAATGCACGGCATTTGCAAGAATTCTATATTatcattctataaaaaattatatggcgttacaaatatattaacaccatataaaatattatgtagtaTGATTTTTGTGAAATCTTGTTCTTTGAAAGTTACTATTGACATGTTAATAGCATAAACCAAATCTCATCTTCTcgttaatctttaataattaatttattcattattgtgacaataaaaaagaaaaaaaaatatattaaaaataatgatttatttgcaatttatattttttatttaaaatataaaaatagtttatatgtttttattttattaatttttcataattttgtaaattcaaattatatttcgaatacgtTTTTGGTTTatgttattatcatataagGCACTACATTGCTAATACCAGTTTTTAATCGCCATTTCATGAACTGTAACTAATTATATGTGGGAATCTAGATAATGTTAttcataatgttaattaagaatttgaaatgtaaGCTGCACGTTTCTATTAACCTTTTGAAGTATTCATCGATCTAAGACAATGATCAGATAGTTTGAAaagtaacttttaaaatatctacgaaaattttttcaatgaaagtaATCTTTCGGCATATcacaacatttttaataacaaattaagaatagaaaatcaaaaaaaattttttgaatattattgaaaaaacatAGAGCATTGTAAGGAATAGTGCgccaatgtaataaatttatttttatatttggattcaaattattcaaatgcgGAATAAGatcatagataaaaaaaatgaagaaaaaaaaaataatacttcaaagagttaataaatatttctgataattaCATCACATTTATAAGCAACAAAAAAACATTAGTTTCCCACACAACCTGAAATACAGTGAGAGTAACACATTCTTTCTATGAAATGAGTTACAACgtagtttcaaatattttaaactattaaaacaACTAATAAGACGGTAATCATACTGTAAGGCGAGTTGTgaattgtacaaatataaaaagaaacattcgTCGAACCAAGTAGTGATTTGAAACtagcaattaattaaatgggcgaagagaaaagaggacTCGATCTATTAGattgtgaaatgaaaaaaaaattatgaaagaaaaattaatgaaaaatataaatcgagcAAGTATAGAAAgttattaaacataatatataaataaataactttcatTACCTTGACCAAATGATCGAAGATCTtggaaatttctataatagtaCAGCTATTTATACTcgtaaataaaaggaaatatatactATGATATTACTTGTTGTTGTAACGCACAAAGATTTTAAgtagaaattattcgatattatcgtGTAATCAGGGTTGTCTGTGCTGTTTGACTTACGATATGAATTCATCTAGATgcgaatatcgatatatttatgaaaaaaagataagaaacatttttacgaaataattataatgtgcaataattgtattactttttatttgttaaaaaaagaaaaaaaagaaaagagaagagaaaagaaaaaattataaaattatcaattcaaaTTAACAGTAGAAGAAATTGTCAAAATTGATACTAGTATCTAGAAATCTGTAACATAACAGCaccgatttataaaaaagaagaaaaaaaaaataaaacaacggaaacaaattatattgaaacatatatacattcatatttACAAGAACAGTCAATagatatagttatatttaaacaataaaataataataatgatgatcttgtctatataaaatatttaaatactatgttatttcaataaaaaaacgaatatacGTTAATGAgacaagattatttaaatgggCATAGTATAACTAAATCTAATTTTGCACTGTATTTTTCCCtccatcgaaaatttaattaaaattaattaataggatatttatatatattttttaaataattttttatttatatatattctatcatatataatttaataatataacaaaaattttatgtaattatttttttatgttgtttaacattttttttttctcgaattgaattataaatttcgacgGAGAAAAAATAgagtacaaataaataaatattcggatATAACAATATTGCATGGGGTAGAACAGTTTTATAGatcagtaaaatattatatgtcgTAATTGTAGAatgcaataatttatcgattatcataATTAGGAATACgtagaatgaaataattttcataaaacaagATCCATCGATCATAAGTTAATacgaagatatttttctctttttaatttttaaaatatgattcaaattaatttaattcgagttTTCTATTCTTTAACGTCATcatgaatgaatattattctatacaaTCAAGTGaaaaatacatgaaatatatttgcacggaaaaactaaaagaaagtatggataaaattaatattgtttctcgcagattgattttattaataatttaaaagagaaaaaaaactcgcCTTGCTTATTTTccgtcaaatatatttataatatacgtaaTCTTGCCACATTCAACGATCTGCGTTTTGTTTCTTGTCAAAGATTTTGTATTACTTTCAACACTGAAAAAAATAGACCTGGCGAAACTATACGGCTTTACTGTCGTTTTGAGGCTTATTGATCTTCGAAGGATcgttttttttgattcttcaAGATCCTTTTGCTtcgttaatgaaaaataaaaaaaaaagaaaaaaacaaaaatttctctaCCTATTTTGTATGGTCGAATGTCAGGTAGACTAAATCAAGCAATAGGAAAACGGTATTCCCATTGCATGTGCTAGTGTCACTGGCAATTTATTTtgctttgtaaataaaaattcttttttagtaaaaaaaaaaagtgcaaaaaaaatcattaaaaagaaacataaaaaatgcAGTTCCCTTTATtccttataaaataatgataaatttccattattttttcgcgaaaattttcttttttaaataatatgaaattttatatcataaaattattttattttaaattggatattaaatttattcttgtgaaatatttattttataaaaattttttaaaaattaaatcaatttttatagttttgttTTACagtaaaactatttttataaaaaaactatttttaaaatatatatcatataaacatttttaataatatttggaattatttttattcagttaGTGTTatgtatttctattatattgtacatgtcagtaattgttttttttgtgttttaaaaaaattaattactgaaaaatttatatcaatacgaacaaatttttactattttattttaggtatttttacatcaaaataaaattatacatatctcaatatttgattcattttttatttcattcattatgaaataaaattctttgaattcatatttcattagttttttaatgtttagtATATAGGATGAACAAAATAACTTGATTGGAATTGCTCATAAAATATCTTGttactaattaatattaaaaaataattaaaaaatatttcaaacagaAGTTGAAAGGAGCGtatattctgatattttttgatttat
The window above is part of the Apis mellifera strain DH4 linkage group LG11, Amel_HAv3.1, whole genome shotgun sequence genome. Proteins encoded here:
- the LOC724622 gene encoding DNA-binding protein RFX7, with amino-acid sequence MSTDNHDQTKPCVSKPSARIELNADESAFDGRRIKKERTDVSLENGDGSISTSINDTNKQIQSSQRPAAGRFSNGFHDDDLLQDIIAAKFTALANHSTTTKYDKIRLMIEDSISDESKTRIQEIFSQIEQLKIEEKLLLYLKLPLSLTNTGGTIDPLRQPLNPLGNRYEIHQTIMWIKTHLEEDPDVSLPKQEVYDEYNMYCMRNSMKPLSTADFGKVMKQVYPRVRPRRLGTRGNSRYCYAGMRKRVKLDSPTLPNISGTQTGDEVDENITEEMLGAASTLIREWAESLLGLKFPTLSALARHLVDNVYVDTQSLSAICILCASGNSNASTNKESNTDIRATPISGKSGKLREAQLQLQRKLQQREHIRDQKHCHLDAIIQNQNKEKTVDNKTGTNKGSKKTKFNQSSQGTNVSSGQNILNKMSSSAVINNRQKKILKTSSQPCNISLESNCDNIVVQSIEEIQNNSNPSIVMTNCVNKQRDIKPKNSRKRANVLSQPSETSPEKQTKLTEQQIQENVEHSNMLLPKLTSIQRPRKISVILAGNLKPTKCKTNEVNNQSIKNCDNESTCSKSCIKLNGCRTSFESSSSATEESTVLTKDQIRLLQENSNLADKTEKLGSIDSDALDDYLNGGNNSQEQEEELLQYFQQSNSSSSDVEANTITIDEQISRSDKVSQLRLILQQNLKGGTVHAPDVLPATIIRQNVEKREITQKHNLILPTLLNQSNQNNTRRRVSFETNVIEHVQDSNTITNTVPQSPNTRRRIFNFTPISPGPHSPINGRASKSNSANASPFVSPRNTPVPRSRSNLQASNSRARVHKSLSRSISCSMPYTSKNDTFVVPTSGPELVRQASSTPQLPLISTKSSEVQVDSNSTQISVTKREGQGSQCAAFLSSDLAPQKQLLINYPSQENLQEIKNVYQKSQPDQEISELFHNNKQFSNELYRSQSVPLHRMVNPALMSPISTQHCLSSFQSQSFNPSTNSSIAPTPVPSEFNDFGSMGQSEGPSTYLLDDVDPNFISDDQNFLMSDKEITPENITNILNILDEEGTQSLQIIPEQPTEEGLMENNSIVLDALPNSNLNLSEEDMLDPSNVLDIPVGGALQKIIQSRSYPNTPLPVPVSTYTPSYTEDSNGSRSYPSTPLHTVQSQETYQETNEPMLSSPTLNSLNLHNETANESTSNSLCRNVVDLLEANFLGETDTETNDLDTLGNFDGLQDVDSLTPLFNEVTEPNR